One genomic region from Spodoptera frugiperda isolate SF20-4 chromosome 21, AGI-APGP_CSIRO_Sfru_2.0, whole genome shotgun sequence encodes:
- the LOC126912035 gene encoding uncharacterized protein LOC126912035, protein MSTEDVGDTRCRVAGLECLKLSSEATANNAEAWRKWWQRLELYLLASGLDRSEEKRKVAILLHSIGPKGLEIFNTFNISLDEAKIEDVKVKFDLYFEPRKNLTMCRYMFFTRRQAQSESIDDFITDLELKSQDCEFGTLRESMIRDIFIANMHMDLSHIRQRLLQEPNLTYERMRELAKTLIVAQQDADKMINKSIVEDGEKVMQLRQRSGGRRVCRQRASSQTPHRATWKSPSPMRQSASTCGRCGQSHRTKCPAIGVQCRSCNSFGHYAKFCYKNKQVRQLYSFTSKSIQNDNYFVGILNSQSSHNHLSHLHKQSHSQPQKQSKSRSYSQKPVNTHTHTQSR, encoded by the coding sequence atgtctaccgAAGACGTCGGCGACACGAGGTGCCGTGTGGCCGGTCTGGAGTGTCTTAAGTTGTCGTCGGAGGCAACCGCGAACAACGCGGAGGCGTGGAGGAAATGGTGGCAGCGACTGGAGCTGTATCTGCTGGCATCAGGTTTAGACAGGTCGGAGGAGAAGCGGAAGGTGGCCATTCTGCTTCACAGTATTGGCCCTAAAGGTCTCGAAATCTTCAATACCTTTAACATCAGCCTGGATGAAGCCAAAATAGAAGACGTCAAGGTCAAATTCGACCTGTACTTTGAGCCACGCAAGAATCTTACCATGTGCAGGTACATGTTTTTTACAAGGAGGCAAGCTCAATCCGAGAGCATCGACGATTTCATAACCGATCTGGAGCTAAAGAGCCAGGATTGCGAGTTCGGAACCCTGCGCGAGTCCATGATCCGGGATATTTTCATCGCCAACATGCACATGGATTTGTCACACATCCGGCAAAGGCTGTTGCAAGAGCCCAACCTCACCTATGAGAGGATGCGAGAGTTGGCGAAAACCCTAATTGTCGCACAGCAGGATGCAGACAAGATGATTAACAAGTCCATCGTCGAAGACGGCGAGAAGGTGATGCAACTGCGTCAAAGGAGCGGCGGTCGACGAGTCTGTCGACAGCGTGCTTCAAGTCAAACGCCACATCGGGCCACGTGGAAGTCTCCCAGTCCGATGAGGCAGTCAGCATCAACATGTGGTCGCTGTGGGCAGTCTCATCGAACGAAGTGCCCAGCGATCGGAGTACAATGCAGGTCATGTAACTCATTTGGTCATTATGCTAAGTTTTGCTATAAGAATAAACAAGTCAGACAGTTGTATTCGTTTACTTCCAAGTCAatacaaaatgataattattttgtaggaaTTTTAAACAGTCAGTCGAGTCATAATCATCTTAGTCATTTACATAAACAGTCACACAGTCAGCCACAAAAACAGTCAAAAAGTCGATCATACAGTCAAAAACCCGTCAatacgcacacacacacacagtccAGGTAA
- the LOC118280396 gene encoding ribosomal RNA processing protein 1 homolog — protein MNWKRDCRMVADCFSKYMRVATKMKIPEKTINKLKKIKKKVNKIQHKTEQVLVVAQEIKFARLLSGNEKKTRDRVLKALKKWLLNCFEKGYEFKEDDFTRVWKGLFYAVWMSDKPLIQEDLCEKISEVLDLFPASQLRAALLMFKAGLRILATEWYGLDQHRTDKFLMLVRRYLRASLRCLQRRQWSVKSCKLYASTLAGTDGILALKTPHYARNALSMLLHVLDCYLEEIAKVSNGEIPEASLVELLRPVCEYMCRGEAPSVCAAARRLLTALLRQSDAGLQYQQATAAWQKMGCPEGGPDALELVSDSEDDDEEQQNGDDDSVVEISEKPLDPRAGRVDVELPSLPVPARELASILRGELATTHASTQRRVRICLERFEKLAANDYPLRLPLPVEEESAPPVKPKKAAHSLHALEKKLITASDELALRGLSRKHRKRLLAKSRSGTSIIEELDTANQKLSNTATNGWQIEETKEPAAKKQKPNSSNNNKENKKRKHDGKLPSEGKKRKINGNVDGKPDTVSKDGADVGLKANASSKHKKVENGHTKIENNKNKKVENGHAKVENNKNKKVENGHAKIENKKIEHKDKAKHAKSTEKNNKPLVTKTKVSQEHNNKNTNVEKSSDVTVKDKNKKAEAQNVKTNESNKKSTETQNVKKNENKHEKNTKPAKNPTLVVNKVKQFQKQINKFDKKSEAKTVHYNTTPKKVKFVLKNNSMQQPVDYYKSVRQSPNIPFDGSKKPTKTNLKPSTPSPINPFFKKKLRLK, from the exons ATGAATTGGAAACGCGATTGTCGCATGGTGGCCGATTGTTTTTCTAAATACATGCGAGTCGCGACCAAAATGAAGATCCCTGagaaaactataaataagttaaagaaaataaagaagaagGTTAATAAAATTCAACATAAAACAGAACAAGTCCTTGTTGTAGCCCAGGAAATCAAGTTTGCACGTTTACTCTCTGGAAACGAGAAAAAAACTCGTGACAGAGTGCTGAAGGCGCTGAAAAAATGGCTTTTAAACTGTTTCGAGAAAGGCTACG AATTCAAAGAGGATGACTTCACCCGAGTATGGAAAGGGTTGTTCTATGCCGTGTGGATGTCAGACAAACCACTCATACAG GAAGACCTATGTGAGAAGATATCAGAAGTCCTAGACCTGTTCCCTGCCTCACAGCTCCGCGCTGCTCTGCTGATGTTCAAGGCAGGGCTCCGTATACTGGCCACCGAGTGGTACGGGCTCGACCAGCATCGCACTGACAAGTTTCTTATG CTGGTCCGCCGCTACCTGCGCGCCAGCTTGCGTTGCCTGCAGCGCCGGCAGTGGAGCGTCAAGAGCTGCAAGTTGTACGCCAGCACCCTCGCCGGCACTGACG GTATCCTGGCCCTGAAGACGCCTCACTACGCGCGCAACGCCCTCTCCATGTTGCTGCATGTACTGGACTGCTACTTGGAAGAAATCGCCAAG GTATCAAACGGCGAAATACCAGAAGCCAGCCTGGTTGAACTGCTGCGTCCAGTATGTGAGTACATGTGTAGGGGCGAAGCTCCCTCCGtgtgcgcggcggcgcggcgcctgCTCACCGCGCTACTGCGGCAGAGCGACGCGGGGCTCCAGTACCAACAGGCTACGGCGGCCTGGCAGAAG ATGGGATGCCCGGAAGGTGGACCTGATGCCCTGGAGCTGGTGTCAGATTCGgaagatgatgatgaggaaCAGCAGAACGGTGATGATGACAGCGTTGTGGAAATCAG TGAGAAGCCCCTGGACCCGCGGGCGGGCCGCGTGGACGTGGAGTTGCCGAGCCTGCCGGTGCCGGCCCGCGAGCTGGCGAGCATCCTGCGCGGCGAGCTCGCCACCACACACGCTAGCACGCAGCGCAGGGTGCGGATATGTTTGGAGCg ttTCGAGAAGCTAGCAGCGAACGACTACCCCCTCCGGCTCCCCCTTCCTGTGGAGGAGGAGTCGGCCCCCCCTGTGAAGCCCAAGAAGGCGGCCCACTCCCTGCACGCGCTGGAGAAGAAACTCATCACTGCCAGTGATGAACTGGCGCTCAGAG GTCTGAGCCGCAAGCACCGCAAGCGTCTCCTGGCCAAGAGTCGGTCGGGGACCTCCATCATTGAGGAGTTGGACACCGCCAACCAGAAGCTCAGCAACACTGCTACT AACGGCTGGCAGATCGAAGAAACGAAGGAACCAGCCGCAAAGAAACAGAAACCCAACTCAAGCAACAAtaacaaggaaaataaaaagCGGAAACATGACGGAAAACTACCGAGCGAGGGGAAAAAACGGAAAATTAACGGAAATGTCGATGGTAAACCAGATACAGTGAGCAAGGATGGTGCGGACGTAGGACTTAAAGCTAATGCTAGCAGTAAACATAAGAAAGTAGAAAATGGACATACTaagatagaaaataataaaaataagaaagtagAAAATGGACATGCTaaagtagaaaataataaaaataagaaagtagAAAATGGACATgctaaaatagaaaataagaaaatagaacACAAAGATAAAGCTAAACATGCTAAAAGTACAGAAAAGAATAATAAACCTTTAGTTACTAAGACTAAAGTTAGTCAAGAGCATAATAATAAGAATACGAATGTTGAGAAAAGTAGCGACGTTACAGTcaaggataaaaataaaaaggctgAAGCACAGAATGTTAAAActaatgaaagtaataaaaaatctacagaAACACAGAAtgtaaagaaaaatgaaaataaacatgagAAAAATACGAAACCGGCTAAAAATCCAACTTTAGTTGTGAACAAAGTGAAACAATttcagaaacaaataaataaatttgacaaGAAATCTGAAGCTAAGACTGTACATTACAATACTACGCCCAAAAAAGTTAAATTCGTTTTGAAAAATAACTCGATGCAACAACCGGTGGACTACTATAAGAGTGTTCGACAGAGCCCTAATATACCATTCGATGGGTCTAAGAAACCCACTAAAACTAACCTGAAACCCTCTACCCCATCACCTATAAACCCGTTTTTCAAGAAGAAACTTAGacttaaatga